One Deltaproteobacteria bacterium DNA window includes the following coding sequences:
- a CDS encoding cytochrome c biogenesis protein CcdA produces MNDVNLIVAFAAGALSFLSPCVLPLIPSYLSFVSGISPREMSEGGAPGGRVMGNALAFVLGFSIAFVALGASASLLGRLLLGYQDVVRVVGGVLIIVVGVYLTGIFRVATLERYAQVNLRSKPAGYLGSVLVGLTFAVAWIPCVGPILGAILTLAGTTGEVYRGALLLSAYAAGLGLPLLLSALAMNQFFRISRALGSWLTAIHVAAGLLLVAVGLLLVTDNMTAVNAYALRLTPAWLVTRL; encoded by the coding sequence ATGAACGACGTCAACCTCATCGTGGCCTTCGCCGCCGGCGCACTCTCGTTTCTGAGCCCCTGCGTGCTGCCGCTGATCCCGTCGTACCTGTCGTTCGTCTCCGGCATCTCGCCGCGCGAGATGAGCGAGGGCGGCGCGCCCGGCGGCCGGGTGATGGGAAACGCGCTGGCGTTCGTCCTGGGCTTCTCCATCGCCTTCGTGGCGCTGGGGGCGTCGGCCAGCCTGCTGGGGCGGTTGCTTCTCGGATACCAGGACGTGGTGCGCGTGGTCGGCGGCGTGCTCATTATAGTGGTGGGGGTCTACCTGACGGGGATCTTCCGGGTCGCCACCCTGGAGCGCTACGCCCAGGTCAACCTGCGCAGCAAGCCCGCCGGGTATCTCGGCTCGGTGCTCGTGGGCCTCACCTTCGCGGTGGCGTGGATCCCCTGCGTGGGGCCGATCCTGGGCGCCATCCTTACCCTGGCCGGCACCACCGGCGAAGTGTACCGGGGCGCGCTGCTGCTCTCCGCCTACGCCGCCGGCCTGGGCCTGCCGCTGCTCCTCAGCGCCCTGGCCATGAACCAGTTCTTCCGCATCTCCCGCGCCCTCGGCTCCTGGCTCACCGCCATCCACGTCGCCGCCGGCCTCCTCCTCGTCGCCGTCGGCCTTCTCCTGGTCACCGACAACATGACCGCCGTCAACGCCTACGCCCTCCGCCTCACCCCCGCCTGGCTGGTGACGCGGCTGTAG
- a CDS encoding sodium ion-translocating decarboxylase subunit beta, with amino-acid sequence MESAIFSGILGLLDGITNLGGGQVVMMAIAGVLLYLGIGKGFEPLLLVPIGFGAILVNIPQADLMAEGGTLRFFYDFGIRTEIFPVLIFIGIGAMTDFGPLFSNPKIIMLGAAGQFGIFLTLLLALGIGFDKLDAVAIAVIGACDGPTAIYVSSRFAPHLLGAVSVAAYSYMSLVPLIQPPIMRLLTTAREKQVVMSMVQQAPVSKTTRILFPIVVTVVASIIAPLGTPLIGMLMLGNLLRECGVVERLKLASENEIANIVTLLLGLSIGGTMAAERFLRVETLMVLGLGLVAIGLDTVMGVLFGKGMCLLTRGKINPLIGAAGISAFPMAARVVQNEGQRYNRKNHLLMHAMSANAGGQIGSVIAAAIMLSVLRGMGII; translated from the coding sequence ATGGAATCTGCGATTTTTTCGGGCATCCTGGGGCTGCTTGACGGCATAACGAACTTGGGGGGCGGCCAGGTGGTCATGATGGCCATCGCGGGCGTGCTGCTCTACCTGGGGATCGGCAAGGGGTTCGAGCCGCTGCTGCTGGTGCCCATCGGCTTCGGCGCCATCCTGGTGAACATCCCCCAGGCGGACCTGATGGCCGAGGGGGGCACGCTCCGGTTCTTCTACGACTTCGGCATCCGCACGGAAATCTTCCCGGTGCTGATCTTCATCGGCATCGGCGCCATGACCGACTTCGGGCCGCTGTTCTCCAACCCCAAGATCATCATGCTGGGGGCGGCCGGACAGTTCGGCATTTTTTTGACACTGCTGTTGGCCCTGGGGATCGGGTTCGACAAGCTCGACGCCGTGGCCATCGCCGTCATCGGCGCCTGCGACGGGCCCACCGCCATTTACGTCAGTTCACGCTTCGCGCCGCACCTGCTGGGGGCGGTGTCGGTGGCGGCATACTCTTATATGTCGCTGGTGCCGCTGATCCAGCCGCCCATCATGCGGTTGCTGACCACGGCGCGGGAGAAGCAGGTGGTCATGAGCATGGTGCAGCAGGCGCCCGTGTCCAAGACCACGCGGATTCTGTTCCCCATCGTGGTGACGGTGGTGGCGTCCATCATCGCGCCCCTGGGGACGCCGCTCATCGGCATGCTGATGCTCGGCAACCTGCTGCGCGAGTGCGGCGTGGTGGAACGGCTCAAGCTGGCCTCGGAAAACGAGATCGCCAATATCGTGACACTGCTGCTGGGGCTGTCCATCGGCGGCACCATGGCGGCGGAGCGGTTCCTGCGGGTGGAGACCCTGATGGTGCTCGGCTTGGGCTTGGTGGCCATCGGACTCGACACCGTCATGGGAGTGCTGTTCGGCAAGGGCATGTGCCTGCTCACCCGCGGCAAGATCAATCCCCTCATCGGCGCCGCCGGCATCTCCGCCTTCCCCATGGCCGCACGCGTGGTGCAGAACGAGGGCCAGCGCTACAACAGGAAGAACCACCTGCTGATGCACGCCATGAGCGCCAACGCCGGCGGTCAGATCGGCTCGGTCATCGCCGCCGCCATCATGCTGTCGGTGCTGCGCGGGATGGGGATCATCTGA
- a CDS encoding surface lipoprotein assembly modifier, which translates to MVAVPEGGTAQAPAPSVAEDVAEVRTLLKSGQFQAALDVLRPLSRANPGRMDLLFLIGMAAGAESQRPGIAEKARNALLDEAIVSFRTMLINRPGLVRARLELARAFFLKGEDGLARQHFERVLAGNPPPPVVANVGRFLAQIRRRRGWNLHMGFAVAPDTNIGGTSNERVIYIFGLPFRRDAESLTTSGVGLSIWGGGEYQHRLANRLGLRLGVDGSRREYSGGKFDQMLVSWHAGPRVLATERTEFSVLGNWRHRWSANEPDYFDLGARLTVKHRFTRRLTLNGRSSWHDRRYRTRKTLDGPVRNFSLNAGWVVTPTVRFDATGGYGRDRPLNPKFRNRSTWLQAGVSVALPWGFTVGAGGGHRWTDYEGDWSPNTPDGVPREDKTYNVRASVLNRALTLFGFSPEVSVVHEGRTTNAQLYDYKKTGGELRVVRQF; encoded by the coding sequence ATGGTTGCCGTGCCTGAGGGCGGGACCGCCCAGGCGCCGGCTCCTTCGGTCGCGGAAGACGTTGCGGAGGTGCGCACGCTACTCAAGAGCGGGCAGTTTCAAGCGGCGCTGGATGTCCTTCGTCCGCTGTCGCGGGCCAATCCGGGGCGCATGGATCTGCTGTTTCTCATCGGCATGGCGGCGGGCGCGGAATCGCAGCGCCCGGGCATCGCCGAAAAGGCCCGAAATGCGTTGCTCGACGAGGCCATCGTTTCTTTCCGTACCATGCTCATCAACCGTCCGGGTTTGGTCCGCGCGCGGCTGGAGCTGGCGCGGGCGTTTTTTCTCAAGGGCGAGGATGGCCTGGCCCGGCAGCATTTCGAGCGAGTTCTAGCCGGCAACCCGCCGCCACCGGTGGTAGCCAACGTGGGCCGCTTCCTTGCCCAGATCCGGCGCCGCCGGGGCTGGAACCTGCACATGGGCTTTGCGGTGGCGCCCGACACCAATATCGGGGGCACATCCAACGAGAGAGTCATCTACATCTTCGGACTGCCGTTCCGCCGTGATGCCGAGTCGCTGACCACTTCGGGGGTCGGGCTTTCGATCTGGGGCGGCGGCGAGTACCAACATCGGTTGGCGAACCGGCTTGGGCTCCGCCTGGGCGTGGACGGTTCGCGCCGGGAATACTCGGGCGGGAAATTCGACCAGATGCTCGTGTCGTGGCATGCCGGACCGCGCGTCCTGGCCACGGAGAGGACGGAGTTCAGCGTGCTCGGCAATTGGCGTCATCGGTGGAGCGCCAACGAGCCCGACTACTTCGACTTGGGCGCGAGACTCACCGTGAAGCACCGGTTCACCCGCCGGCTTACGCTCAACGGCAGGTCGTCGTGGCACGACCGGCGGTACCGCACGCGCAAAACGCTGGACGGTCCGGTCCGGAACTTCTCGCTCAACGCGGGATGGGTGGTCACCCCTACGGTGCGATTCGATGCCACCGGCGGATACGGGCGCGACCGGCCGCTGAACCCCAAGTTCCGTAACCGGAGCACCTGGCTCCAGGCCGGGGTGTCGGTAGCCCTCCCTTGGGGTTTTACGGTGGGCGCGGGCGGCGGCCATCGGTGGACGGACTACGAAGGCGATTGGTCTCCCAATACGCCTGACGGCGTGCCCCGGGAAGACAAGACGTACAACGTGCGCGCCTCGGTTCTCAATCGTGCTCTCACTCTCTTCGGCTTCAGCCCCGAGGTGTCGGTAGTACACGAAGGCCGCACCACCAACGCCCAACTCTACGACTACAAGAAAACCGGCGGCGAGTTGCGTGTGGTGAGACAGTTTTAG
- a CDS encoding MotA/TolQ/ExbB proton channel family protein: protein MFEFLAKGGFFMAPILLCSVAALAIFMERLWSLWRRRVVPADLVRRAEALVVDRDLAGAAELLGRSPAAVARVLAVGVRVAGQRRDVMKEHLEEAGRQEAAGLERFVDTLGTIAGVSTLLGLMGTISGMIEIFSVISTQSVVDPATLAGGISEALVTTLAGLSVAIPTVVMHRYLLNKANALTLEMERLCTRFMDLLSEGAGDRGGRPA, encoded by the coding sequence ATGTTTGAATTCCTTGCCAAGGGCGGCTTTTTCATGGCGCCGATCCTGCTGTGCTCCGTCGCGGCGCTGGCGATCTTCATGGAACGGCTGTGGAGCCTGTGGCGGCGGCGGGTGGTGCCGGCGGACCTGGTGCGGCGCGCCGAGGCGCTGGTGGTGGACCGGGACCTGGCCGGGGCCGCGGAGCTGCTGGGCCGGAGCCCTGCGGCGGTGGCGCGGGTGCTGGCGGTGGGGGTGCGCGTCGCCGGGCAGCGGCGTGACGTCATGAAGGAGCACCTGGAGGAGGCGGGGCGACAGGAAGCCGCCGGGCTGGAGCGTTTCGTGGACACCCTCGGCACCATCGCCGGGGTCAGCACCCTGCTGGGGCTCATGGGCACCATCTCGGGCATGATCGAGATCTTCTCGGTCATCTCGACCCAGAGCGTGGTGGACCCGGCCACCCTGGCCGGGGGCATCTCCGAGGCCCTCGTCACCACCCTCGCGGGCCTGAGCGTGGCCATCCCCACCGTGGTCATGCACCGCTACCTGCTCAACAAGGCCAACGCCCTCACCCTGGAGATGGAGCGCCTGTGCACCCGCTTCATGGACCTGCTGAGCGAGGGGGCGGGCGACCGGGGCGGCCGGCCGGCATGA
- a CDS encoding acetyl-CoA carboxylase biotin carboxyl carrier protein subunit, giving the protein MATTVTAPMVGKILRIEANPGQAVEEDDVVIVMEAMKMEIPVVAPAGGTVKDVKVEVGQSVEAGEELAEID; this is encoded by the coding sequence TTGGCAACCACCGTCACAGCCCCCATGGTTGGAAAGATATTGAGGATCGAGGCGAATCCCGGCCAGGCCGTTGAAGAGGACGACGTGGTCATCGTCATGGAGGCCATGAAGATGGAGATTCCCGTGGTGGCGCCGGCCGGCGGAACGGTCAAGGACGTCAAGGTCGAGGTGGGGCAGTCGGTGGAGGCGGGAGAGGAGCTCGCCGAGATCGACTAG
- a CDS encoding OadG-related small transporter subunit, whose product MGTWEFGLTVALVGSVGTLVVLWLLSLLILLIRKIFPA is encoded by the coding sequence ATGGGCACCTGGGAATTTGGCCTCACGGTTGCGCTGGTGGGCAGCGTCGGCACGCTGGTGGTGCTGTGGCTGCTGAGTCTGCTGATTCTGCTCATTAGGAAGATATTTCCTGCATGA
- a CDS encoding acyl-CoA carboxylase subunit beta has translation MAEERKAPDPNGTARGVPAPEQRLADLEAGVVAGDARAIDKQHGEGKLTARERIERLVDPGSFTEEFMLAETQSTDFGMAERRRPTDGVVCGFARVDGRPVYLFAQDRTVLAGAVGSAHAEKIANGIRTARSLGMPCIGLYDSVGARIQEGLTVTAAIGQIFFENSIASGAVPQISAVMGPCIGVASYSPALTDFILMVRGTSQMFITGPPVIKEVLGEEVTMEELGGVRIHSEVSGVADMVSADDEACLAEIRKLLGFLPANCNEAPPRKESDDDPERRLDGIEELVPDDKRKPYDIVKVIRAAVDGGEFLELKRRFARNLVIGFGRLDGHPVGFVANQPMFLAGSLDVDASDKAARFIRFCDAFNIPIVTLMDVPGFFPGRQQEEMGIIRHGAKMLYAYAEATVPKITIVLRKGYGGAKQAMCTREMGADQLWLWPGVELAVMGGGGAVNVLYRREIAASDDPERTRAEKMAEFNERFNGPFEALSKQFSQAAIQPAETRARLIRSLALLRRKKETRPAKKHGVMPV, from the coding sequence GTGGCCGAAGAACGCAAAGCACCTGACCCCAACGGCACCGCGCGGGGAGTTCCGGCCCCCGAACAACGTCTCGCCGACCTCGAAGCCGGCGTCGTCGCGGGCGACGCGCGCGCCATCGACAAGCAGCACGGCGAGGGCAAGCTCACGGCCCGGGAGCGCATCGAGCGGCTCGTGGACCCGGGCAGCTTCACGGAAGAGTTCATGCTGGCCGAGACCCAGAGTACGGATTTCGGCATGGCGGAGCGGCGCCGGCCCACCGACGGGGTGGTGTGCGGCTTCGCGCGCGTCGACGGGCGGCCGGTGTACCTGTTCGCCCAGGACCGCACGGTGCTGGCCGGGGCGGTGGGCAGCGCCCACGCCGAGAAGATCGCCAACGGCATCCGCACGGCCCGCTCCCTGGGGATGCCGTGCATCGGGCTCTACGACTCGGTGGGGGCGCGCATCCAGGAGGGGCTCACCGTCACCGCGGCCATCGGGCAGATCTTCTTCGAGAACAGCATCGCGTCGGGCGCCGTGCCGCAGATCTCGGCGGTCATGGGGCCGTGCATCGGCGTGGCCTCGTACTCGCCCGCGCTCACGGACTTCATCCTCATGGTGCGCGGCACCAGCCAGATGTTCATCACCGGGCCGCCGGTGATCAAGGAGGTGCTGGGGGAAGAGGTGACCATGGAGGAGTTGGGCGGGGTGCGCATCCACTCGGAGGTGTCCGGGGTAGCGGACATGGTGAGCGCCGACGACGAGGCCTGCCTGGCGGAGATCCGCAAGCTGCTGGGGTTCCTGCCGGCCAACTGCAACGAGGCGCCGCCGCGCAAGGAGAGCGACGACGACCCCGAGCGGCGGCTCGACGGCATCGAGGAGTTGGTCCCCGACGACAAGCGCAAGCCCTACGACATCGTCAAGGTCATCCGCGCGGCGGTGGACGGCGGCGAGTTCCTGGAGCTCAAGCGCCGGTTCGCGCGCAACCTGGTGATCGGCTTCGGGCGCCTCGACGGCCACCCGGTGGGGTTCGTGGCCAACCAGCCCATGTTCCTGGCCGGCAGCCTGGACGTGGACGCGTCCGACAAGGCGGCGCGCTTCATCCGCTTCTGCGACGCATTCAACATCCCCATCGTCACGCTGATGGACGTGCCCGGGTTCTTTCCGGGGCGGCAGCAGGAGGAGATGGGCATCATCCGCCACGGCGCCAAGATGCTCTACGCCTACGCCGAGGCCACCGTGCCCAAGATCACCATCGTGCTGCGCAAGGGCTACGGCGGCGCCAAGCAGGCCATGTGCACGCGTGAGATGGGTGCCGACCAACTCTGGCTGTGGCCCGGCGTGGAGCTGGCGGTGATGGGCGGCGGCGGCGCCGTGAACGTGCTCTACCGGCGCGAGATCGCTGCCTCCGACGACCCCGAGCGCACCCGCGCAGAGAAGATGGCCGAGTTCAACGAGCGCTTCAACGGCCCCTTCGAGGCCCTCTCCAAGCAGTTCTCCCAAGCTGCCATCCAGCCCGCCGAAACCCGCGCCCGCCTAATCCGCTCCCTGGCGCTGCTGCGCCGCAAGAAGGAAACGAGACCCGCCAAGAAGCACGGCGTCATGCCGGTATAG
- a CDS encoding biopolymer transporter ExbD — protein sequence MNFRTHRRAAGGFIDMTPVVDTIFNLLIFFALSMNFLTNPGITVDLPDAAAPEVARQDRDITIAITPEGAIRLDGAPVTLEALGARLRATAAERRDAQVLIRADRRVAHGLVVTVMDAARAAGVTRLAIMTRRERARE from the coding sequence ATGAACTTCCGCACCCACAGGAGAGCCGCCGGCGGCTTCATCGACATGACCCCGGTCGTGGACACCATCTTCAACCTGCTGATCTTCTTTGCCCTGTCCATGAACTTCCTGACCAACCCGGGCATCACCGTGGACCTGCCCGACGCCGCGGCCCCGGAGGTGGCGCGCCAGGACCGCGACATCACCATCGCCATCACGCCGGAGGGCGCCATCCGCCTCGACGGCGCGCCGGTGACGCTGGAGGCGCTGGGCGCACGCCTGCGCGCCACGGCCGCCGAACGGCGCGACGCCCAGGTGTTGATCCGCGCCGACCGGCGCGTGGCCCACGGCTTGGTGGTGACGGTGATGGACGCCGCCCGCGCCGCCGGGGTGACCCGGCTCGCGATCATGACGCGGCGGGAGAGGGCGCGGGAGTAG